A DNA window from Anastrepha obliqua isolate idAnaObli1 chromosome 5, idAnaObli1_1.0, whole genome shotgun sequence contains the following coding sequences:
- the LOC129247158 gene encoding phospholipase A1-like codes for MKAAIVLLLAVAAAVATPIAEQRISGEGGWYVPQLDGSLQWMTEAEAEALSETATSRASATLYFHLYTRENPTTADTLDTDDTESLQKSHFDKDYPTIIIIHGWQSDFDSDLTTLIRDAYFSKGYYNIIAVDWSDKAQSLNYAASVLRVPGVGKQVAGFIDFLYTDGGLSFESLHLIGHSLGAHVSGYAGKNVKYGTIQQITGLDPALPLFSYDEPAERLNQNDAVYVESIQTNGGVLGFLKPIGKGAFYPNGGKSQPGCGIDLVGSCAHSRSYIYYAEAIGSDNFPSIKCGDYEEAVSKSCGQTYSSIRMAATSNFVSANGEFYVPVNTKTPFGMGS; via the exons ATGAAGGCAGCGATCGTTTTACTACTAGCAGTTGCAGCAG CTGTGGCCACCCCTATTGCTGAGCAGAGAATATCTGGCGAAGGTGGTTGGTATGTGCCCCAACTGGATGGATCTTTGCAGTGGATGACTGAGGCTGAAGCCGAGGCATTGAGTGAAACAGCAACCAGCCGTGCCTCTGCTACACTTTATTTCCATTTGTACACCCGCGAGAACCCAACTACTGCGGATACTCTGGACACCGATGACACCGAATCTTTGCAGAAATCCCACTTCGACAAAGATTATCCTACAATAATCATTATTCATGGTTGGCAATCCGACTTTGACTCCGATTTGACAACATTGATCCGTGATGCGTATTTCTCCAAGGGTTATTACAACATTATTGCAGTAGACTGGAGCGACAAGGCGCAAAGTCTCAATTATGCTGCCTCTGTGCTGCGTGTTCCTGGTGTTGGTAAACAAGTAGCTGGATTTATTGACTTTTTGTACACGGACGGTGGTTTATCATTCGAGTCCTTGCATTTAATCGGTCACAGTTTGGGTGCTCATGTATCCGGTTATGCAGGAAAGAATGTGAAATATGGAACCATTCAGCAAATTACTGGTTTGGATCCTGCTTTACCATTGTTCAGTTATGATGAGCCCGCAGAGCGTTTGAACCAAAATGATGCCGTCTATGTTGAGTCCATCCAGACTAACGGTGGTGTGTTGGGTTTTTTGAAACCAATTGGCAAAGGAGCTTTCTATCCCAACGGTGGCAAGAGTCAACCTGGTTGTGGAATCGATCTTGTCGGTTCGTGCGCTCACTCACGCTCATATATATACTATGCTGAAGCTATTGGCAGCGATAATTTCCCATCTATAAAGTGCGGTGATTATGAAGAGGCTGTTAGCAAGTCTTGTGGTCAAACTTATTCTTCGATTCGCATGGCCGCCACCAGTAACTTCGTGAGTGCTAATGGTGAGTTCTATGTTCCAGTGAACACGAAGACTCCCTTCGGTATGGGTAGCTAA